The DNA segment TGCACGCATAGCGTTGAATGGCAGCCTTGGGATCGACGATCGCCAGCTTGTCCGCGTTTTCCGTCACAGTTAGCTTGTCACGCGACACCACCGCGACCAGCGAAAACAACGCGCCCTGGGGCTTCCAGCACTTGGTGCAGCCGCAGGCATGGTTATAAGCGGACTGCGCCGTGACGGTCACTTTCACCGGATTCTGTGCGCACTTGCAGATGAGCGTCCCCCCGACAAAGTCTTTCTCCCCCGGCTTAATGCCGTTATCGATAGACGGATGAATTGAAATCGTACTTG comes from the Deltaproteobacteria bacterium genome and includes:
- the gfa gene encoding S-(hydroxymethyl)glutathione synthase, coding for MASTISIHPSIDNGIKPGEKDFVGGTLICKCAQNPVKVTVTAQSAYNHACGCTKCWKPQGALFSLVAVVSRDKLTVTENADKLAIVDPKAAIQRYACTGCGVHLYGRIENTQHPFYGLDFIHTELSPESGWSEPGFAAFVSSIIESGADPANQSAVRARLKELGLEPYDCLSPPLMDAIATHVAKASGVLKA